One window of Acidimicrobiales bacterium genomic DNA carries:
- a CDS encoding anti-sigma regulatory factor, which produces MADDVVIPITSDTDIVLARQKGRELAERLGFSRTDLTFIATAISEVARNITSYAGRGEIHFRIADGDGRQGIIMEARDQGPGIGDLQRALEDGYSTADGMGLGLPGARRLMDEFEVRSEAGTGTTVTMCKWAPDRG; this is translated from the coding sequence GATGATGTCGTCATACCGATCACGAGTGACACCGACATCGTGCTCGCCCGCCAGAAGGGGCGGGAGCTCGCCGAGCGGCTCGGCTTCTCGCGGACTGACCTGACCTTCATCGCCACCGCCATCTCCGAGGTGGCGCGCAACATCACCAGCTACGCGGGCCGAGGCGAGATCCACTTCCGCATCGCGGACGGTGACGGCCGACAGGGGATCATCATGGAGGCGCGCGACCAGGGGCCCGGCATCGGCGACTTGCAGCGCGCGCTCGAGGACGGCTATTCCACCGCCGACGGAATGGGTCTGGGCTTGCCTGGCGCCCGTCGGTTGATGGATGAGTTCGAGGTGCGATCCGAGGCCGGGACGGGGACGACGGTCACGATGTGCAAATGGGC